One stretch of Gambusia affinis linkage group LG05, SWU_Gaff_1.0, whole genome shotgun sequence DNA includes these proteins:
- the si:dkey-12j5.1 gene encoding probable assembly chaperone of rpl4 produces MYLNISDSKRGVGRACRLRYGHVTTVHCLRLTVYKPLLHGVPIASSTRKWGAPSSSTYRMRVACRLQFKLFSTREVYLRKAFLLRGKIYCKEQRTLFISMGGQAKNKKKNKPKRKDNRQNRDGGFVDLSPQERMKVRMHEKAKKKTAEKYSVQQLLEKTQEYMDSFDFEMAGLFCQRALDVDSNNLQALDMLGHICSELGDMQKAKSVFLRAIDLSPDVGHSKYMYLGQIHTGQEAVDYYTKGIQVLLSVLDKQETEAGASGTTDESDEIPSRKDVSVAYCSLAEIYLTDLCMEEGAADKCRGFIEKALQYHHDNPEALQLMASYLFSTERNQEGKEYLLKSVGMWLPAQKQSAASSTTEEETQNEIPPYESRITTAKLLIESEEYEMAVDVLEGLLEEDDEVVQVWYLSGWVCYLQWEKAKQHQEREGSEAMEENEELKALQEAARSYLTNAKKLYSKLRCDDQPMLEHAEQLLGELGGEIEEEDEDPTVDDDYEPCSDDEEKAEAPMEH; encoded by the exons atgtatttaaatatcaGTGACAGTAAAAGAGGCGTCGGTCGAGCATGCCGGTTGAGATATGGTCATGTCACGACAGTGCACTGTTTGAGATTGACTGTGTACAAACCACTCCTGCACGGCGTCCCTATTGCCTCATCAACTCGCAAATGGGGCGCACCCAGTTCCAGCACTTACCGCATGCGTGTTGCATGCCGCCTGCAGTTCAAGTTGTTTAGCACGCGTGAAGTATATTtgagaaaagcttttttattaaGGGGCAAAATTTATTGTAAAGAGCAACGAACGTTATTCATCAGTATGGGAGGACAAGctaagaacaagaagaaaaataaacccaaGAGGAAGGACAACCGTCAAAACAGGG ATGGAGGATTTGTTGATTTGTCACCTCAAGAAAGGATGAAAGTAAGAATGCATGAGAAAGCCAAGAAGAAGACAGCTGAAAAGTACTCAGTACAGCAACTACTAGAAAAG ACTCAGGAGTACATGGACAGTTTTGACTTTGAGATGGCTGGCCTTTTCTGTCAGAGAGCTTTGGATGTGGACTCCAACAACCTACAAGCTCTTGACATGCTGGGACACATTTGCTCTGAATTAGGAGACATGCAGAAAGCTAAATCA GTGTTTCTCCGTGCAATAGATCTGAGCCCGGATGTTGGTCATAGCAAATACATGTATCTGGGACAAATTCACACCGGCCAGGAGGCTGTGGACTACTACACAAAGGGAATACAAGTTCTTCTATCGGTTCTAGATAAGCAGGAAACAGAG GCTGGAGCCTCTGGAACAACGGATGAGAGCGACGAGATCCCTTCAAGGAAGGATGTCAGCGTGGCCTACTGCTCCCTGGCTGAGATCTACTTAACAGACCTCTG CATGGAGGAGGGAGCTGCAGACAAGTGCCGAGGGTTCATTGAAAAAGCTTTACAGTATCACCATGACAACCCGGAGGCTCTCCAGCTTATGGCCAGTTACCTGTTTAGTACAGAGAGAAACCAG gAAGGGAAGGAATACCTGTTGAAAAGTGTTGGCATGTGGTTACCTGCGCAGAAGCAAAGTGCAGCTTCCTCCacgacagaagaagaaacacag AATGAAATCCCTCCGTACGAGTCTCGCATCACCACAGCCAAACTGCTTATCGAGTCAGAGGAGTATGAG ATGGCAGTAGATGTATTGGAGGGTCTTCTGGAAGAAGATGATGAAGTTGTTCAG GTTTGGTATCTGTCCGGCTGGGTGTGCTACCTCCAGtgggaaaaagcaaaacaacaccaagaaagagaaggaagtgAGGCAATGGAGGAGAATGAGGAGTTGAAGGCTTTACAGGAAGCTGCAAGGTCATACCTGACTAATGCTAAAAAG CTGTACAGTAAGCTGCGATGCGACGACCAGCCGATGCTGGAGCATGCAGAACAGCTGCTGGGCGAACTGGGAGGAGAAATCGAGGAAGAAGACGAAGATCCAACCGTGGACGACGACTACGAACCTTGCAGTGACGATGAAGAGAAAGCAGAGGCCCCCATGGAGCACTGA